AGAGCAGACAGAAACCCCGGCCCTTCTTAGGGGCTTCCATCCTAGACAAGTGCCAGCGGCCCCAGTGGATGCCATGGGCAGGCAATGCACACAGCCATGGCACGTGCCATCCCTGCGGATTCAGATGCCTCCTCCCCTGCTGGGGTGGGGCAGCCAACCAGGGGCCAACTGAAAAAGTGCTGCACTCTGGGTCAAGGACAGGGCTGGCAGAGTGCCAGTCTCCACAAACTGTGGATCCACTAGAGGGTTCAGGCCTGGGGCATCCTCTGCAGGAGGATCCCACGAGAGTCCATTCCCCATCACAGGCCTCCACTGCTCACCGCTGTGCCTTGATTGGCCTGGACAAGCCCACCCACACCTCCATCATGCCCACTGTGAAGAGGGGCCGGAGACCCACCACTCCTGAGAACAGCATCCTTGCGAAGACCCAGCTGTGAGCGCACAGCAGGCACAGCCCCTCAGGCCCAAGTGAGGATTCAGCAGCAGATGGGATTCCACCCCCACACCCGTGGCCTCTCCAGGTGCCCACAGGCCCTGCGAAGGCTACTCCAAAGGTAGGGAAGTGGCAgaggccagcccagcccagcccagccctccccTCTGGGTACCCAGAGGAAGGCCCTGGCcactggctccagagcccatcACCTGGAGGTGATGGAGGCCAACCCAGTCCTGCCTGGAAGCCCTGGTGAGCTTGCCCAGCGCTGTTCCAACCTCTTCCTGAGCCCACAGGGCAGAGCCAGGGGGTGGCCCAATGGCCTGAGACGAGGGGACCGGGCTGAGAGGAGACTCCAGAGAAGGCACATCAGACAGACTCCTATCAGCTCAGGCATCCTGGCCTAAGGAGGCAGGGCCCCCAAAAGAGCCAGGTCATGGTGCCATCTCCAACCTCCCAGCAGACCTGCTGCAGGTCAGAAGGGCCACATCCCTTCTTGGGTCCCTGACCTCATTGGTCCTCACCTGAAAATGGGCACCCAGGCAGTGGCCATGAACAGGCAGGCCACGAGCCTCGACAGGGATGGGCCCCAGGTCACAGGGAGGGCAGTTTATTTCTGGAAGGGCCCTGGAGCAGGAGGCTGCCTCTCGTCCACCCGTCCTTCTGTCCTCAAGACAGGTGCTATGGGGCCACAGTGGCATCAACAGCCTCCCTCAGCTGCTGCAGCAGCTCTTTGGGCTGTGGTGAGAACGCACTGGTGTCCACTCTCTGGAAGTTGGGGTGCGCAACCAAGGAGGCCAGCACCTCTGTGATGCGCCCAGCATCAAAGGCTGCCTGTTCGAAGCCCAACCCAGCACTGTCCTCAGCGGCTGCCTCCCTCAGGACCAGGAGCCTCTTCTCAGCAATGACCTTGAGGAAGTGGTAAAAATCTTCAAAGTTGATGCCCGAGCAGGACCTCATGATGACCTGGGCAGAGGGAAGAGGCCAGTGAGCTGACACCATGGACACAGTCCAAGCTGCAAAGCATCCGACATGCGCCCAGTCCCCAAGGACGAAGAGGGGACCAATAAGACAGAGCCACTGAGAAGCCGGACAGTGACCAAGGGAATCTGAGCCTGAAAGCCTGAAATGCAGCCTGAAAGCCTCCCCCAGGGCTCAGCCCAGGCTGTCCCACAGTCACAGCCAGCACCTACCCACAGCTCGGCCTGACAGCCACACCCGCCCTGAGCCTGCAGGCCTCCCAGGGACCTGGCACTGATAGCCTCCACACGCAGCTGCTCCACCTGGCAGTGGTGGTGCCAGTCGGGCATGGAGTCCCTCCACTCGCTGACCTCTTCCTGCACGGCACATAGCTCCTGCTGCAGGAAGCGccacatgttagccaggttgaAGCCATTGACCCAGTTGTGGTTGATGGAGATGGTGTCGTCCTGGAAGGGGCACAGTACAGGCAGGCCTGAGCCCATGGCAGGTGCCTCCCAACCAGCCCACATCTCCTGCACCAGGAACCCACTGTGGGGTCCAGCCCTCTGCAGCCAAGAAGGCCTTCCTATCTCCCAGCAGGGCTTGCTCAGCAGGGAAGTGGGTGGTGGGCTCGGACCACCTCAGCCAGTGAACCCAGAGCAAGCAGACCCAGGGACCGGCAAGGGGTGAAACAGAAGTTAGGCCTCAGTGACACCACCTTGTGAAGGGGTCAGCCTCACCCATGTGCCACCCCATTCCAGCCCCACTCTGGCTGGGAGAGTGGGTAGGTGGTGCTATCGTCTTCCTGCAGGAAAGCCCCTCACAGGGGGCAGGAGAGCAACACATTACCAGGTTGTGCACCTGGTGGTGCCACCCACTGGGCACAAACACCATCTCGCCCGCCTCCTGCGTGATCTCCAAGGGTGGGCCTGCAAGCTGGCTCCGCGGGTGCAGGTGCGTATCGCAGAGTGCCGGGGAGGTCACGTCATAGGGCAGGTTGCCGTGGCGGTCCCGCAGGGCCTCTTCCTGCCCTGGGGGGAAGAGGAGCCACTTCTTCCTCCCACAGACATTGACAGACCAGCTGAAGGAGCGGAAGATGTCAGCATGGAACGGGGACCTGCAGCAGCAAGAGCGCCTGGTTCGTGCCTGTAGGGGCTGGTATGGGCTTTGTTTGGCACCCCAGAGGCCTGGTCCAATTGAAGGAGGGGTGGCCCCTTGGTCTCGAGGAATGGCACCCACTGTGAAGCCTGTGCCAAGCAGACCCCTCCTGCCACCCTGAGCCTCCCGGGGTCCGCTCCGTCACCAGGTCCCTTTGGGTTCCACATCCGTGGCCTCACCAGCTGCCTGCAGGCCCTGCGTAGACAAAGCGGTAGTCATCCACATCCAGTGCATCCCAGAACTCATTCAGCCAGTCGGATGAGAAGTACACAGGCAAGGTGAAAACGTCCTCCACCGGGAAGTCCCTGTGAGGAGGGCGCAAGGGCACCACCGACAGCACGTGAGGCACGAGGACTAGGGCAGCACGAGTGGGGCAACTGAGATCACTTGGCTTCAGTGGAGCTTTCAGATGGTTGCAGCCCCCAAAGAGCCCCAGCACCTACTCTGAGCCAGCTGCTggtgggggagtggggtgggggcagtcTGACCACAATGGTTCTGCTTATGAAAAAGTACtaatcatgcctataatcccagtgctttgagatgctgaggtggatgcatcacttgagcttaggagttcaagaacagcctgggcaatatggcgaaatgtagtctcttaaaaaaaaaaaaaaaaaaaaaaaaattagccgggcgtggaggtgcatgcctgtaatcccggctactagggaggctgaggggatctatctaaaaaaaaaaaaaaaaaaaaaaaaacatattgatCTCCCAAAGAAGAACACTTGCAGCCATGCGGAAGACAATCCAGTTTCTTTTACACCGATTAAAATGCCTCACGGGGAAAAATAGCTCCTCTTTGTGCAGCTAGGGGCCACCTTCATCAGAAAGGCCTCTGGATTCCCGCAGCGATAGGGAAGGTAGCGCCTTGGTGCGTCCCAAGCCCCATTACCTGCACAGGTGCCAGTCTTTGAGGTAGAGACAGCCCCTGGGAGAGGAGTAGCCCCCCTCGATGTACTCTTTCCAGTAGGTGATGTAGTCTCTCAGAGGCATGTGCTCTTTGGGGTTCGAGTTGTATTCTTGGACCCCACAGTTTGCAACTGGTACAACCACGTCTCCTGAAATGAAAGTCAGGCACGGTCCATGCCATCTCCCTGGGCCCCGTCCTCACTCCAAACCGTCTGCAGAGAAACTCTCCGGGGTCACGCGTCTGGCCCCCCTCACCCTCCCTGGTGCCCCTCTCTAGGCAGAGGCCTCCTGGGCCTGGGTCCCGCCGGCCTGTCCTCCCCGCCCGGGGTCTGCGCCCGCCGCCCCACCGTAGGTCCGTAGCAGGTGGTCGAAGTCGGGCCTCCCCGCGGGCGTCACCCAGCGCCGCCGGCTGCCCCAGCCCTGCGTGAAGGCGCTGGAGAACACGCAGGGCAGGTTGGGCAGGAGGAAGCCCCGCACAAAGTCGGCGTAGGAGAAGGCGCCCGGCTCCGAGACGAAGGCTACCCGGCCCGGAGCCTGGCCGATGCCGGGGACACCACCCCCCAGGCCTCGGAAGTGGCGGTCAGCGAGGGCGAGCGTCTCGCGGTCCATCCAGCTCGGCACGGGTCGAAGGACCCTTCTCCTCACTTCCGCCGGAGCGGAAACGGTGAGGACCAGCCTCGAAACCAGAAGACAGAGAGCGCCGCGTTTCCGCTGGACCAGCGCCTGGGGCTTCGGCCCTACACGCATGCGCGCGGCTCGCCGCGGTCTTCACTGCGCAGGCGCCGAGGCGTAGAGGCGCAGCAAACGCCTGTGGGTTACGTCTGGCTTTCCCCAGGTGAGCGACGGCGGTGGTCTGTTGGGGGCCCGACCCAAGCCGTAGCGTACGCCCTCGGCTCAGTCCGCGCGCTGTGGCTGACAGCCCGAGTCCTCCTTCCCACATCCCCGGGGGGTGGGGAGTATGCGGGCTGCGCTGGAAGAGGGGCGGAGACAGAGGCGGTTCTAGGGGTGGGAGTGCGGCGGTGCGGGGGCGCCCAAGGATGGTGGGACCCAGAGGGAGAGCTGGGGGGCCCTGGGATGGTGGGATCTAGCGGACATGGTAGGGTCCTGGAGGGGACGGTGGGGACCTGGAGAGAACGGTGGCACTTGGAGGGGATGGAGACAGTGGGGATCTGGAGGGGACGGTGGGACCTGGAGGGGATGGGAAGAGTGGGGACCTGGAGGGGATGGTGGGGTCTGGAGGGCATGGGGACAGTAGGGACCTGGAGGGGATGGTGGGATCTGGAGGGGATGGGGACAAATGGGGACCTGGTGAGGACGGTGGGGACCTGGAGAGGACGGTGGCACTTGGAGGAGATGGGGACACTGGGGACCTAGAGGGGATAGTGGGGATCTGGAGGGGACGGTAGCCCTTGGAGGGGATGGAGACAGTGGGGACCTGGAGGGATCAGTGGCACCTGAAGGGGACAGTGGGGTCTAGAGAGGATGGTGGGGACCTGGAGGAAAATGGTGGGGGGGGGGCGCTGGAGGGGGCAGGGTAACCTAGATGGGAGAATGGGGCCCACAGGGGACCTGGAGGGCATGGCATGGGGCCCCAGGGGATGACGAGTGTCTGGAAAAGATGGTGGGGAATGAGGGAGGGTGTGAAATGAAGATGTGGTGGGAGTGTGGGTAGGCATTTGGGGCTGTGTACACATGAGCggggctgaaatgggaggacatTGGAGTAGTGACATGAGTAGTGTTTTGCCGAATTTACAACTGGAGTTACCCCAAAAGTGGCGGCAAGGGAGTTTCCCACACTGTCCTCAGGTGGGACCAGTTGGGATACCAAAGAAAGAAGTGCTAAATGCATGGTGAGCCCAGGGCAgtttttttggggtgggggaggtggggagacggtgtgcagtggcgcgatgacagcttactgcagcctccacctcctgggcttgactaattctcctgcttcagcctcccaagtagctgggactacaggcatgagccactgtgcccagcttagttttctggttgttttgttttgttttggtttggtttggtttttttttttttgtagagacagggtctctgttgcccaagccagtGTCGAACTtttgagctcaggcgatcctcctgccttggcctccctaagtgctgggattacaggtgtgagccactgcgccaggccctgCCTAGAACTTTTGTTAGGGTAACTTTCATATAGAGTGGGCTGCAGCAGTCCTCGAGATGGGCAGTAAGGGAAAAGGGATGTCCTGCCTAGGTATGTCTCTTGGAAGAGGGATGGGTTATGCAGTTTATAGGAAGGTTTCAGGAATTTGGCTCAGGGCCAAGGTCATTTTCTTTGTAGTAAACGTAGATACTTTCTTCCATGCCTGGAAATGTTCAAGGCCCTGGATTGGGTTGAAGCCTGGTGGGGAAAACCTGTGGTTGGGGCACAGAGGGGTCAGGGTACTCTGATTTTCGACCAGGACACAGAAGTGGGGGCCAAGGGGGACCCTTTGTGATGTATGTCTTGGTGTGCTGGAGAAATCAGCTCAGACTTACCCACATGGATGCAGAAGGGAAGATAGCAAATTTATTGCCCACAAAGCCTGGCAGGCTGTGTGCGCATAGGCGCTCTGTGAGAGAGTGCAGAGTCTGGGCAGCATTTCCCAGGCATCTTGACAGGGAGACAGAAGGAGGAGCAGTTAGAACCGCTCATCTCTCGCAGAGAAATGAGAGGCAGCTTGTGCTGGTTTGCACACAGTGAGAGGCCTTTGAGTTAGGTTTGGAGGTCTGATGACAGTCTATGGGCCATCAGACCGTGACTGTGTCTTGTAAAATGTGGACACTGGGGTGTCTCATTCCAGACCAAACAGAGGCATCCTAAGGGGGAGAGGGGCACCTGCCTTCCCCTTATGAAgcaatggaaatgttttatttacCCTTATGAGCGGGGAAACGGGAGGTTCTAGGAGTGCTGGGGCTCTGGGCCTTGCTGGAAGACTCTTTCCAAGGGGTGTGAGGTTTACCCAGGAGAACAGGGAGGAGCAGAAGAGGGAGGACTAAGGTCTGAGGAGTTGGAGGGAGGACTAGGAGGAAAGTGAGTTTTGGGAGTCTGAGTCCAGGTAAAGGTGGGATAtgggggcaggagcaggaggTGGAGAGTTGTTTTGGGGATTGTGTGATTCAATGTGTGCTACGGTCCCTTCCTGGTCAGCCCCATTGTGACTTGTGTGGTAACGGTATGCAATcgtttgttgggttttttttacaCTAGAGAATCAGAATGTCTGGAGAAGCTACAGTGCGGAGAAAGAAtcacctccagttccatccagagATGACCgggtttttttgctttgtttgttttttgagacggcatcttactctgtcgcccaggccggagtgcagtggcacgatcttggctcactgcaacctccgcctcccaggttgaagtgattctcctgcctcagcctcctgagtagcgcctcccaggttcaagtgattctcctgcctcaggctcctgagtagcggggattacaggcgcataccaccatgcccggctaatttttgtatttttagtagagacaggtttcaccatgttggtcaggctggtctcaaactcctgacctcgtgatctgcccgacttggcctcccaaagtgctgggattacaggcgtgagccaccacgcctgactgagATGACCGGTTTTTATTTCCTGGTGCAGAGCCAGTTTTTCCACGTtccttcacattcattcattccttcattctcgCTCTCTGCTCTTCTGTCCCCCTAGTCCTTGCCTATACGTTCATGCACaggtgcgcacacacacacacacatacacagagtctCTTTCTCCATcgtgtataatatacatatgtaaacttttgctgcttttagccttttgttttttacttgacAGTATGCTGTAGCATCTTGCCACATATTGACCTCAATATTGACAATTAAACTGACCTTAATCGACCTTGGTCCCTAGTCCGCAGGGTGCCCCCTGGGGTCAGTGTCACTGCTGTATACACAGGAGGCCTGGAGTGTTATCAGCTCTCATGGGACTGGAACACAGGCTTGTGTCACCCAGAGCCCCCTAGGTCAGCCCTGGGATCGCTTGGGAATGGCAAGAAATCCACATTCTTGGGCCCCACACAGTACTCCATTAggatgtttttattgtttttgttttaagacagggtcttccattgtcactcaggctggagtgcagtagtacaatcttggctcactgcaacttctgccttctgggccaaagtgatcctcccacctcagcctcccagagtgctgagattacaggtgtgagccactgtgctggccaggaTGGGTTTTAAGTCAGCACTTTGGAGAAAATGCAGTACGCTTTGTGCTGAATGTGTGCTCCTCTGTCACTGTGTTGAATGCAAACAGCCCCAGTGAGCGTATCTGCACCTTATGGCTAGAGTTGGGAACCTCTGAGGGAGTGGAAAGAGGGTctggggagcaggggaggggacCCTGGAAAGATTGGCCGCACCCTATCGCCCCTGTGGGCACACACAGCCACCACTGTTCTCACTGAGCTTCATGGTCGCAAGTTAGTGGAAGGTGTGCAAGATGTTTGTTCTGTGACTGTggaaattaactaaaaataagtTGTTTACTGGGTACTGAGCCTCACTCAGGGGATCCTTGAGTGATGGAAATGCTGAAAGAGACCCATTGTACAGATTGTCCTGCGTGCTGAGCCATCCCTGTGCTGCAGACTTCCTCCCCGAGAGCGTCACTTGTGTGAGTTGGCTGCAGACACCCTTGGGCCCCTGGCCATGACCTCCCTCAAGGATTCAGCTGTGTGTTCTCAGGGTCAGCCCAGGTCCCCAGGCCCATACCTGCACTGGAGGAGGCAGGTTGCAGATTGCAGCGGGCAGGGACACTGTGAGGGCTCCAGGACTTAGACTAATTGCAGAACTGTGTGGTACAGGAGGGCATTGGCACAGCCCTGTTTCCATGTGGTGTGGTTGTGGTCGACTCAGCACAAATTCACTGGGTGCCTATGGTGTACAGCGGGCCTTGCAGCCCTCCCATGACAGTTGCCTTCTCTAGTGTGACAGACATGACAGCACCAGCTCTCTTGAGTTGTGCTTGGGCCGTGGTTGGTGACAGTGCCTTAGGAAGGTGAGGAAGCCCTCTGAACAGAGACCTGAGGAGTGGAGCCACCAGTGAGACTTCCTGGCATGGAAAGGCTGCTGGGAGCAGAGGGCAGAGGAAGGCCAGGGCGGGGAGGCCGCACATCCCGTAGAGCCCATGAGGCTGCGGTGAGGAACTTGGATCCCATTCCAAGTACACAGGGAAGGGCTTTGGGCAGAGAAGTGACATATTCTAATTCTGTTCAATGACTGTCTCATTGACTGCTGGAGGGGGAGTGGGTGATGGGGACAggatgaggtcaggaggttgccTGAGAGGTTGTccaggtgtggagggagggaagactGCCTTGGATGGTAGAACTGTGGAAAGTAACTAAAAGTAGGTTGTTTCCTGGATATTGAGTATCACTCGGGGTCACACATATGATGGAAAGACTGAAAGAGACCCATTGTACAGATTGCAGTGTGTGATGAGTGAGTCCCTGTGACTACGACTCCTTCCCCAAGTGTGTTGCTTGTGCTGGTTGGCCCAGACAATACCTGTGCCAGgtcagtggtgtggtcttggggTAGAAGGCGGGGACACAGCTGCCAGGACATGCTCATGGCATGTTTGtgagggggaggaagagaggagtcaGAAGTCCTGGGCCCGTGGTGCCTTTACTGAAAGAGGAACCGACTCTGGTGCTGCTA
This Rhinopithecus roxellana isolate Shanxi Qingling chromosome 8, ASM756505v1, whole genome shotgun sequence DNA region includes the following protein-coding sequences:
- the JMJD4 gene encoding 2-oxoglutarate and iron-dependent oxygenase JMJD4 isoform X3; this translates as MRVGPKPQALVQRKRGALCLLVSRLVLTVSAPAEVRRRVLRPVPSWMDRETLALADRHFRGLGGGVPGIGQAPGRVAFVSEPGAFSYADFVRGFLLPNLPCVFSSAFTQGWGSRRRWVTPAGRPDFDHLLRTYGDVVVPVANCGVQEYNSNPKEHMPLRDYITYWKEYIEGGYSSPRGCLYLKDWHLCRDFPVEDVFTLPVYFSSDWLNEFWDALDVDDYRFVYAGPAGSWSPFHADIFRSFSWSVNVCGRKKWLLFPPGQEEALRDRHGNLPYDVTSPALCDTHLHPRSQLAGPPLEITQEAGEMVFVPSGWHHQVHNLDDTISINHNWVNGFNLANMWRFLQQELCAVQEEVIMRSCSGINFEDFYHFLKVIAEKRLLVLREAAAEDSAGLGFEQAAFDAGRITEVLASLVAHPNFQRVDTSAFSPQPKELLQQLREAVDATVAP
- the JMJD4 gene encoding 2-oxoglutarate and iron-dependent oxygenase JMJD4 isoform X2, which translates into the protein MRVGPKPQALVQRKRGALCLLVSRLVLTVSAPAEVRRRVLRPVPSWMDRETLALADRHFRGLGGGVPGIGQAPGRVAFVSEPGAFSYADFVRGFLLPNLPCVFSSAFTQGWGSRRRWVTPAGRPDFDHLLRTYGDVVVPVANCGVQEYNSNPKEHMPLRDYITYWKEYIEGGYSSPRGCLYLKDWHLCRDFPVEDVFTLPVYFSSDWLNEFWDALDVDDYRFVYAGPAGSWSPFHADIFRSFSWSVNVCGRKKWLLFPPGQEEALRDRHGNLPYDVTSPALCDTHLHPRSQLAGPPLEITQEAGEMVFVPSGWHHQVHNLDDTISINHNWVNGFNLANMWRFLQQELCAVQEEVSEWRDSMPDWHHHCQVIMRSCSGINFEDFYHFLKVIAEKRLLVLREAAAEDSAGLGFEQAAFDAGRITEVLASLVAHPNFQRVDTSAFSPQPKELLQQLREAVDATVAP
- the JMJD4 gene encoding 2-oxoglutarate and iron-dependent oxygenase JMJD4 isoform X4, giving the protein MRVGPKPQALVQRKRGALCLLVSRLVLTVSAPAEVRRRVLRPVPSWMDRETLALADRHFRGLGGGVPGIGQAPGRVAFVSEPGAFSYADFVRGFLLPNLPCVFSSAFTQGWGSRRRWVTPAGRPDFDHLLRTYGDVVVPVANCGVQEYNSNPKEHMPLRDYITYWKEYIEGGYSSPRGCLYLKDWHLCRDFPVEDVFTLPVYFSSDWLNEFWDALDVDDYRFVYAGPAGSWSPFHADIFRSFSWSVNVCGRKKWLLFPPGQEEALRDRHGNLPYDVTSPALCDTHLHPRSQLAGPPLEITQEAGEMVFVPSGWHHQVHNLVIMRSCSGINFEDFYHFLKVIAEKRLLVLREAAAEDSAGLGFEQAAFDAGRITEVLASLVAHPNFQRVDTSAFSPQPKELLQQLREAVDATVAP
- the JMJD4 gene encoding 2-oxoglutarate and iron-dependent oxygenase JMJD4 isoform X1 produces the protein MRVGPKPQALVQRKRGALCLLVSRLVLTVSAPAEVRRRVLRPVPSWMDRETLALADRHFRGLGGGVPGIGQAPGRVAFVSEPGAFSYADFVRGFLLPNLPCVFSSAFTQGWGSRRRWVTPAGRPDFDHLLRTYGDVVVPVANCGVQEYNSNPKEHMPLRDYITYWKEYIEGGYSSPRGCLYLKDWHLCRDFPVEDVFTLPVYFSSDWLNEFWDALDVDDYRFVYAGPAGSWSPFHADIFRSFSWSVNVCGRKKWLLFPPGQEEALRDRHGNLPYDVTSPALCDTHLHPRSQLAGPPLEITQEAGEMVFVPSGWHHQVHNLDDTISINHNWVNGFNLANMWRFLQQELCAVQEEVSEWRDSMPDWHHHCQVEQLRVEAISARSLGGLQAQGGCGCQAELWVIMRSCSGINFEDFYHFLKVIAEKRLLVLREAAAEDSAGLGFEQAAFDAGRITEVLASLVAHPNFQRVDTSAFSPQPKELLQQLREAVDATVAP
- the JMJD4 gene encoding 2-oxoglutarate and iron-dependent oxygenase JMJD4 isoform X5 produces the protein MRVGPKPQALVQRKRGALCLLVSRLVLTVSAPAEVRRRVLRPVPSWMDRETLALADRHFRGLGGGVPGIGQAPGRVAFVSEPGAFSYADFVRGFLLPNLPCVFSSAFTQGWGSRRRWVTPAGRPDFDHLLRTYGDVVVPVANCGVQEYNSNPKEHMPLRDYITYWKEYIEGGYSSPRGCLYLKDWHLCRDFPVEDVFTLPVYFSSDWLNEFWDALDVDDYRFVYAGPAGSWSPFHADIFRSFSWSVNVCGRKKWLLFPPGQEEALRDRHGNLPYDVTSPALCDTHLHPRSQLAGPPLEITQEAGEMVFVPSGWHHQVHNLDDTISINHNWVNGFNLANMWRFLQQELCAVQEEVSEWRDSMPDWHHHCQVEQLRVEAISARSS